The Spirochaetota bacterium genome contains the following window.
TCTTCGCCGTGAGTTTCGCGAGTTCGGCAAAGAACGGATCGCTTTTCCCCTTCGTCTCGAAGTCATTGATCGCCGTGAGCGGCATCGATACGTTCGTATAGATGAGCTTTTTCCCGCCCGGTATGTCCGGGAGATGGAGCGTCGTTTCAACGACGGCATCGAGCCCGCCCACATGCGTGACCATGGTCGCCGGATCGATGAGCGACTTTCCCATCATCGCGAGCGATTCGATCATATCGGCCGTGTTGCCGCCGCTCGTGCCGACGACATGGCTCGCTGCATAATGCACGTTATAGAAATTGAACTTCGCGGAAAAATTCGGATCGGTAGGGCCGGCGAAGAAGTTAAGGCATCCGTCCATGCCGAGTATCGTATCGCCCTGTTCCACGACGGGAGCGACCGGCGCAAAAACATAGACGTCGTCATATCCCCTGCCGCCATTCATGGCCATAAGCTCGACACCGGGCTTTTCCATCGTCTTCGTGTTCACGTACTTGAGCGTAACACCCTGCTTCTTCGCATGCTCGACGCTGAATATCGACGCGGCGCGTTGAAGCCGTGCGTCATCAATGTCGGTGACGACAAGGAGCGACGGACGGCGGTCACAGTGAAGCGCGTAGTCGATAGCTCCGAGGCCCATGGGGCCGACACCGGCAAGAAGCGCCATCGAGCCTCCTTTCACGATGCCCATGCTGTGCTCATAACTCCCGGGCGTGGTGTGATAGTTCGCGTGGAAAGCGCCGACGATGCACGACATCGGTTCAGCAAGCGAGCCCTTGAAGTACGCATCCCCGTCGTATCCAAGAAGACATCCCTGCGACATGACTTCTTCGGGAATGATGATGTACGTTGCATCCCCGCCGATGTAGCGGTACGAATATCCCGGCGCAGAGAGCACGCCGACGGGCGCTTTATCGTAGGTGATGGCAGGCTGAATGGAGAATTTCTGACCGTGCTTGAATTGATGTTTCCACCTGGCGCCCACTTCCACGATCTCACCGCAGAATTCATGCCCGATGATAACGGGGTTCTTATCGATATCCTTCGGCACGCGCTTGTGATCGGAGCCCTGAGCCGATGCCTTGTACGATGACATGCAGATACTGTCGGAAATGATATGCGCGAGTATCTCGCCGTCCTTTATCGCGGGGAGCTCGAATTCCTCGAGGCGAAGGTCTTTCTTTCCGTAGAGCCGAACTGCTTTCGTTTTCATGAATGTTTCTCCTTTTTTGTTTTTGCACAGCGGGTTGCAACCCGCTGTGCTCTGGGACCCTACTTCAGCATTTCCTGTCCGCCGGTGACCGGCACGGCCTGCCCTGTTTCATACTCCTGCTCGACGACATAGCGTATCGCGCGCATCACATCGATGACGGTGCAGCCGCGACGCGCAGGCACTTTGTCCTCGTAGAATTTCTTTACATCGGCGATGGTCTTTGCGCCCGGCACCTTCTTCGCTTTGAGATACTGCACGAAGAGGCCGTTCTTCGGGTCGCTCCAGAGCGGTCCGTCGAAGAAATTCCCCGGGCATATCGAGTTCACCTTTATGCCGTGGCCGATTAGCTCAAGTGCAAATGACTGCGTAAGACCGATACCGCCGAATTTCCCGCCGGCATAGGCGAAGTTCTTGTTCGACCCGGCAAGCCCTGATTTCGAATTGATCTGTATGATGTCGGTGAAATAGCCCGGCTTATGCGCATGCTGGAGCTTCATCACTTTCGATGCGTACTTCGCGCTGTAGAAATAGCCGGTGTAATTCACCTTCGTCATGATGTCGAATGTCCGCGCATCCATTTCGTCGAGCGAGCCGGCGCGGAGTATGCCGGCATTGCTGATGAAAACATCAAGCCCGCCGAACGCAATGACCGTATCGCGCACGAGCGCCTCCACCGATGCCGGGTCCGACACGTCGGCCTTCACAAAGCGCACACGGTTCTTCCCGCCCGCGGCATTGAGTACGTCAGCGTACGCGCGTCCTTTCTCTTCGTTCAGGTCGGCGATGATGACGTTCACGCCGTCGGCATGGAGATGTTCGACAATGCCCCCGCCGAAGCCCTGCGCCCCGCCGGTGACGACGGCGATCTTCTGCGCAAGATGCGATGCGCCGTGCGCGCCTTTCGATATGCTCCGCCGGTAGTTCTCCACTTCCCATGAATCGATGAACGATATCGCCTTCTGGCTCATGAAGCGAGGTCCGCCGAACGACGCGGCGTATGCGCTTATCTTCATCGCATCCTCGAATACGGCGAGCGCTATCTCAGCCGACGCGGCATTATCCTCGAACGCGGCGATGCCGATGCCCTTTAGCGCGACGATCTTCGGCGCATAACCGTTCTTCTTTTTGAACGACGCACATGCCGCTTTGCACGCCGTAATGATCTCCTCCGGCGTACCGTCCTCGTCGATATAGAGCGCATACGCTTTGCAGTAGACTATCTGATCGGGAGTGAACGCTGACGATACTTT
Protein-coding sequences here:
- a CDS encoding zinc-binding dehydrogenase is translated as MKTKAVRLYGKKDLRLEEFELPAIKDGEILAHIISDSICMSSYKASAQGSDHKRVPKDIDKNPVIIGHEFCGEIVEVGARWKHQFKHGQKFSIQPAITYDKAPVGVLSAPGYSYRYIGGDATYIIIPEEVMSQGCLLGYDGDAYFKGSLAEPMSCIVGAFHANYHTTPGSYEHSMGIVKGGSMALLAGVGPMGLGAIDYALHCDRRPSLLVVTDIDDARLQRAASIFSVEHAKKQGVTLKYVNTKTMEKPGVELMAMNGGRGYDDVYVFAPVAPVVEQGDTILGMDGCLNFFAGPTDPNFSAKFNFYNVHYAASHVVGTSGGNTADMIESLAMMGKSLIDPATMVTHVGGLDAVVETTLHLPDIPGGKKLIYTNVSMPLTAINDFETKGKSDPFFAELAKLTAKNNGLWSTDAEKYLIANAKKL
- a CDS encoding SDR family NAD(P)-dependent oxidoreductase — protein: MALKDLIEISRLYGSDPDYVLAGGGNTSFKDRKTLFVKSSGIPLATIDESGFVALTREKLSVMSIRKYSANAALREDEIKRDLLAARVDPTSNLRPSVEASLHDLIEHPYIVHTHPHLVNALMCGKTGAAAVKKLFGDDAIYVPYTDPGYTLYMRVATEIKRRKSKTVPPMIFLENHGVFVGGESPAAVKRVYDAMIKKIRALTKKIPDTSRITPDPKVADMLPAVRMLLSENTVKVGAFLASGLASHFTKSAETFAKVSSAFTPDQIVYCKAYALYIDEDGTPEEIITACKAACASFKKKNGYAPKIVALKGIGIAAFEDNAASAEIALAVFEDAMKISAYAASFGGPRFMSQKAISFIDSWEVENYRRSISKGAHGASHLAQKIAVVTGGAQGFGGGIVEHLHADGVNVIIADLNEEKGRAYADVLNAAGGKNRVRFVKADVSDPASVEALVRDTVIAFGGLDVFISNAGILRAGSLDEMDARTFDIMTKVNYTGYFYSAKYASKVMKLQHAHKPGYFTDIIQINSKSGLAGSNKNFAYAGGKFGGIGLTQSFALELIGHGIKVNSICPGNFFDGPLWSDPKNGLFVQYLKAKKVPGAKTIADVKKFYEDKVPARRGCTVIDVMRAIRYVVEQEYETGQAVPVTGGQEMLK